The following nucleotide sequence is from Synchiropus splendidus isolate RoL2022-P1 chromosome 14, RoL_Sspl_1.0, whole genome shotgun sequence.
tctcctcccgagggcccctacgcggctcccaagccgctgtctcctcccgagggcccctacgcggctcccaagccgctgtctcctcccgagggcccctacgcggctcccaagccgctgtctcctcccgagggcccctacgcggctcccaagccgctgtctcctcccgagggcccctacgcggctcccaagccgctgtctcctcccgatggcccctacgcggctcccaagccgctgtctcctcccgacgtctccagcgtagctcccaagccgccgccgcggcctcccgacgtctccagcgtggctcacaagccgccgccgcggcctcccgacgtctccagcgtggctcacaagccgccgccgccgcggcctcccgacgtctccagcgtggctcacaagccgccgccgccgcggcctcccgacgtctccagcgtggctcccaagtcgccgccgccgcggcctcccgacgtctccagcgtggctcccaagtcgccgccgccgcggcctcccgacgtctccagcgtggctcccaagtcgccgccgccgcggcctcccgacgtctccagcgtggctcccaagtcgccgccgccgccgcctcccgacgtctccagcgtggctcccaagtcgccgccgccgccgcctcccgacgtctccagcgtggctcccaagtcgccgccgccgccgcctcccgacgtctccagcgtggctcccaagtcgccgccgccgccgcctcccgacgtctccagcgtggctcccaagccgccgccgccgcctcccgacgtctccagcgtggctcccaagccgccgccgccgccgcctcccgacgtctccagcgtggctcccaagccgccgccgccgcctcccgacgtctccagcgtggctcccaagcagccgccgccgcctcccgacgtcttcagcgtggctcccaagccgccgccgcggcctccccacgtctcctgcgtggctcccaagccgccgccgcgtcctcccgaagaccccagccgcaacttcccacccgccacctccccagtaccccagcttgtcttccgggtcgctgcagcccggctcttccagtcgctccaatgggcctcctcctcccctcgtctacgacgaccgtccatccaggactggtagaacaccaagaggtgttctttaaggggggggtactgtcatggctccggttccaggctcagagtcctggttttgcttctctccctctgctcctttggcacacggctggagcccattacaccctgattactgtcttcaaaaacacctgggctccagcaacgtgtgccagatcgttgtgtctttgtttcctgccacttctcctagtccctgtgtgtttccacgttccctatggtgattcctgtgattttggactcctctcgatcccctgtggtaactccaggttctcgtgtctctccctgtgttcggcttctgcggttctcgtgtctctccctgtgttcggcttctgcggttctcgtgtctctccctgtgttcggcttctgcggttcttgtgtctctctccatgtgttcggcttttacttctgtgctcttgctagttcttttgttacattgtttaaccctgctgtcctgagttagtgttcttggtttcttgctgtttgccgcgtgttttcttggttttcttttgtagtttattctcggttttcatttgtgatttaagttcatttaactcccggttcggtgacgctttctgttttgactttttactaatttttgtgcacttctgttagtttcattactgtttttacactttgcgtttgctctgtttcttcccggttcggtgacgctttctgttctattttagtttgtttaattattaaatattatttataactccgtcctgcctccagtgcctttcaccactcgcacttgggtcttggtcacgtccaCTATACGTGACCTTTAAGCCCCACGTCCTCCATACGTGGGCTTTTAGCTCCTTCGTCCCTTCGCTCCCGTGACaataacattttgaaatgtgtatttttgggCACTTAAGAGTTTTAAAGTGTGTACGTTTCTCTCCAGGGTTGCAGGACTATCCCTTTgaaacaggaggaggagcttaGTCACCTGGGAGAGACTCCAAGTAGATCTGCTGCACCTCCACATTGAGAGAGGCCCATGACCCATATGTCTCTCGGTTGCTCTGTAAACGGCTCAGTGTTCCCCAACTGGAACAGGTTTCTGGGCTGTGAAAAGTCTGGACCTCTTCGCTCTGGCTGCTACATTGCTACACCTGCTTTCCATAAGCATAATGCAAGTCTACCAACGTATATAATGTCAACATCCTTGTATTATTGGCTTGTATTCTTTTGTCTCCCACAACtctgttgctgtctgtgcctAGCTACAGTAGCTACGAGCTGTTATTTGCGTCCTGTTGTCTCGATCCCTCACTTGCAGGTCAGTAGAGACATCATCTGTAATTCCCTGGAAATGAAGGGAAAGAGAGTTGACCATGCAAGACTGGGGTTTTTCTTCTTCCAGAATACGGAGGGATGTTCATCCTTGACCCTGCACCCTCCCTGTCCTCATGCTCGTGAATGTGATGATCTCTTTTGCATAGATCTTTAATAAAGGCTTATCAAATGACACGTCCTGATATTTATGAGTCATTATTCCGCGGCACGCTCCTGACAAGATTGCAATTAACTAAGATTGATGCAAAGTTCAGGGTAAAGGGGCCGTATATATTTGGCCCTGGATCATTTATCCTGCCAGCGATTGTGTCTGAGTGCATTTGCTGTGACGGCTTAACAACACTGAGGAGGTTTGAGCTTTATTTTATCTGAGAAAACAGTaattatacaaataaaaaaaatgaaaaatcttatttaaaaaaaaaggtttatgaATGAATTATGAATGAATTTGTAAAATCATTCATAATTCACAAGACATGAGCAAACAATTGAagaattgtgtttgtttaaatcCCTGCAGGTACCAATACATGAAGAATATGTGAGGTGGTGCAAGCCAGTCATTCACTCTGATTTGGAGTGACCTGCTAACCCAGTTAACTCTCGCGTGGACAGTCGGGATTAGAATGTAACCTGAAGGAAGCGTGTGTGAGTGTCCTTGAATAGCTATACTTGCGGTGACACACCTTGGAAACACCTTCTTGGTGGGACCTTTTACTTCAgcggggaccttttgctggtccccacaagcctcaatttgaagattaatacttcaaaataactgggtcattataattcaaTTAAAGTTTGCTTCAGGTTATGCTTatggtcagccatttgttttgatgttttttttaagggtGCGAGATCATGTCAaagagcggtccccacaaagatgggaATACAAACGCGTCTGTGTGTGACACTGCTCACCTTTGTGCAGATCAAGCTCAGCCTCCATTAGTCTTGTTTCCAAACACTCGGCATATGGCTGTGGCGGCGCCAGAAAGAACACACTCAATGAATGTTGGATCAAAGAATCAAAGACACGTACATTTTTGCAACATTGATCATTCAAAAGTATGATAATGGAAATAACAGGAGAGTAGCATTAGCATAATCACTTAGAGGAATAGAAGAAGAACCAGTCCCCTGTGGCTTAAGTATAAACAGCAGTGGGTGAGTCACTTATTGAGTTGGACATAAAGACTTTGCTGATGTCTCAGTGGGAATTATTTGATAGGATTCTTGTGAGGGCTCTAAAGCCGTGCCAGCACAGCATGTCTGCTCTGGATCAGTGCTGCTTCCTTCTCTCTagacttcttctgcttcctcttcttcatcaactTCTTCTTCCATCTTGCTTCAGTGTGTTCATTGGACCAACAGACTACTCCGCTCACCACTGACAGTCATCTTCACCCATTCCTCCCTGCCTACACtatcttcttcacctccctttgTCTCTACTGTTTCTATACTTTTGGATGACTCCAAAAAATGCATCTGTTTTCACTACCAATGCCTCTCCCAGAAACctttaatgaaaatatatttccacttttGAATGCAATGAAGGGAGAGTTAAAACTGATATCACTATAGGATAATGGCCATAGTGTTCatccatctatttatttatgtcatttCTTTCATCAGGAGGAAACCCGCATAAGTGTTGGAGAACACTCTGTCTGGACTTGAACTGGGACCTTCTTCTCGGAGCATGACAGATGACGGAAATGGAAAAGGCACACACTGGGATCAGTTTGACATAAGTGGTCCAGAGTGAGGTAATGAAAAACCAAAAGTCTAGTTCACCTCCCAGTAGGTcattgtaaaagaaaaaagaaaaaaaaagaaggccaGCAGACGGTGGATTttaactgcagcaggaagtctGAGCGTTCATTAGCAGATCACCCAGACAGTCTACCTTATAAATAACCTTTAACCCAGCTGCGGGAAGGATCTCAGCGCGCCACACGTGCCTACAAACCAAGACTTGATTCTATTTGTAAATGTGGGTCAGACGAGGCAGTAGTATCCTCTGTTTACCTGACTGTTGGAGATAATCTGCATGTCGTCATCACAGCTCGCGGGGTTAGACGAGGAATTCAAAACTTGTCTATCAATGATTTGACATAGATTTTCCAAAAGTATATAAACAGATGATGCCCTCTTTATCCAATGTGACTGAGgactgtaaaataataaatatattcatatccTGAGGAGATCTTTACCCTCCATTTGCACCTGAATAATAAACCTCATATGTCAGTTGAGATGTAGGTTCTTTCTTGAGAGAGAGGGGCTTGTGGCGGAGCAGAGCAGGAGCATCTTCTTCTCCCTTCCACCCCTCTCTGCAGCCGGGAATGGTCCAACCCTCATTTGCATAAGTTGACTGTGGGTAGCTGCATGACCAGCAGGGGAAGATTAGGAGGGAGAGCGCGTGTGGACTGTACACACATGAGAGTGGAGGCTGACtggctgactgactgactgggaGCCTGGACTCTACTTCTGATCCACACACAGTAATGTTCTGCGCTCATCCTGTCTCTGGCACAGGAAACAATCCATTGATGTATTGCTACAACATGAAGCCTGTGAGTACATTGACTGTTTGTGTTTATATGTCTGGCGCGGCAGGGAGAGGTGGCTTGTTAAGACTCGCTGAATAACCTCCATACTAATGTCTGGGTAAAGATAGTGGAACTGAGTGACGGGAAGCAGCCGTCTTCAGAGGATGCATGCAAAGTTAAACCCAAATGCACCTTAATATTCATCGTCCTTTATATAGCTGTGTGCAAAGTTGTCCTGTGTtcacttttgtgtgtgtatatatatatatatatatatatatatatatatatatatatatatatatatatataaaattcttTTCTTGTGAtatatagatgtgtgtgtgtgtatgtgtatatatatatatatatatatgggtgtGTATTTATGTAGCtgtgttattgtgtacaacggTCAGAGTTTGTCCCTTTTAAAATTATACTTAGAAAAATGCTTGCCATGTCCTTAATTAAAAGGTGCTTCTGTATTTGAAATAAGACTAGAATAGTGTGTAAGACAGCAGTAGGtcagaagaaaaaacacattttcaaattgaGGTAAAACACTTTCATGATCCACCTGTCTTCTTTTACCACTCgaaaaatcatatatatatatatacacagttcTGCTTGATTTTCACTGTTGTACTTTAATGAAATGAACAGTAGTTGTGTTATAATATAATGGCAATGCCAGTTCAGATGATAACAGCACCCGTTGGTTTTTTAAAAAGCTCTGGTGTGACTTCCTGTCGGCTGGGCAGTAGGCAGTCAAAGTCTGGCAGCACAAAACAACTTGACATGAAGCAGATTGCTGCTATTTCTATTTGATTTAGGCCCGCTATGTCGGAGCAGTGGCTGCACCGCTGCTGCAATTATCAAAGAGCGCTTTGATCTGTGTGAGACTAACCATATCCAGACATCGGGGATCACAGAGGCAGAAAATTGGTTGCATGTGGTTGCAGTTGGCCATGGTGGAACACAGCGCAGCACCCACATAGCAAGTTGATGCGGCCCGCGTGTAGTGTGATGCTGAAAGGCAAATGTATGTTCAAAAaactttatgtatttttcaagtGTGCATGTTATGCTGAGTTAAATTGGGAAGAGTCTACTGTTGAACTGTTGCgcgtttctaaaaaaaaaaaaatcaaataaactgTTGCTTCTTTAGTTATTGTGCTCACTATTCAGAGTTAAATGGACATGACACTGTTCTTCTATCCTTCTATTGATTGATGCATTCAAAGTAAGGAGTTGCTGAAGGTTTTTAACTTGGTTAGGAATGCTTAAATCTGAATATTAGGTTGTAAGATTGCAGGCATTAACGGACTATGTGAAAACAGCAGTTGTGCCATTAGCCACATGAAGCGAACTAAGCTGAATCGTCTTCATGTGTTTATCAGTGCGGTGTAGTTTTACAGCGTTCTAATGTTCTCTACAAACGTCCACCATCATTGGTGATTGTAAGATGGATGGTGTCTAAATCAATGCTATCTAAAAAGAGGATGCCATGGTGACGGCCCTGCTCCGACGGGGTCCAGAGAGGGCGTGCTGGGGCGGGGGTGTGACCATTATTAACGGGTCGCCTGCTATGCTGATGGTAAGGAGGACAATTGGCTTTATCCTCCACCATATGCTGCCCATGGCGGCTCAGACGAGCCCAGTGTCACCAGGGGCTCCTGTGTTTGGCCTAGCCACAATCACCAAGGGACTCGTGCCAGCCAGGGTcacgactgtgtgtgtgtgtgtgtgtgcgccagaGAGAGCCTTTAAGTGTCCTTGCACAAGCGTACTCAGGAGAGTCTTTAACAGCCTGCTTTACTGAACTTGTCGCCCGGGTAACTGACACCCCATTGATGCTGTGCAGGgaggtttattttcatttcctggGCACATCAAAGAAGAGGAGGTTCAGGTGCAGCCCAGACCTCTAGGTGGGTTGGAGAGCGTCTGTCGGTGTGCTTCTCTGCACTAACCACACTACACCGTGGACCCTCAAATTGTTATATTAAAAGATCTGACTTGGACGGGTGAAACACACGAGAGGGTCTGTAATTCAATTTGGCTTGGGAGGGAGTTGTATACCAGACTTCTGTAGCTGACTGAACCTGATCATGATTAGGACAGGGATTTCTCATGGTGAATGCTTCCTAAATCCGGATGAGGAGGTGCATGGATCTGCAGCTTATGGATTACCGCAATAGCTCTAAGTGTGCATCAGctctctgctttgttttcataATACTGTTGCTtcagctgccacacacacagttcaggGGTTGAGGTAGAGACCGAGATGGCTGCTTTAACAGTTTAGGTGTTCCACCGTGTTTTATCTCCACAGGTGTACGGGCAGTCTCCTGGCAGCGAGGACATCAACCACAACTCGTCTTTGCATCTGTCTAACAAGCCCCCCAGCAATGTGTTTGCAAGCACATTTTTCGGTAATTGATTCGACTATACACTCAATCATGATGTGCCTTCACATCATGAGGAAAACACTTGAATCGCATTAATGTTTTGAATGTGGGCCATGTGAGCAGAAGACTCAGAAAACTGAAAGTCTGAAGGCTTTTGTTGATTTAAAATGGGGTATAAAGGGGAACAGACGTGGTGACCAGGGTTTGGGGTGAAAGAGAGCTTGAAAACAAAGGGTACTTCATATGTTTAAATGGAATTTGAAAGTGTCACACAAGAGAAGGACACCAGTGAAGTTGTGTTTACTGTGTAAAATCACACTGGCAGGGAGGTGGTTTTTATTCTCTGAATTAAATACTCAAAGAACCTCATTGTGTCACTATAAGAATGTCTGTTAACTTATTGCTTTGCTTATGAAGTGCTAAGATTATTATGAAATAGAAGCCATTAAAGTAAGAACAGGGACAGAACACATTCCTTGTTTTGGAGTGTGAGATGACATACATATGACATATGTGGTGGACGAGTCAAATCGAGATGAGCTGATAAGAATGTGACATAAAGGAGTAGATGGCCTGTCCAGTGGAGTTAGTTGTAGACTGCAGGGGAGCTTTCACAGATTCTCTTGGGAGGTCTGGGATTTAAACagattaatttagattaattcattacagaaataaataaataattgcacCAATTACCGGTGCACCACACTATATAATCATGTgttgtcataaccaaaacatccatgatgaaggtgaCTGAATTAGACTGCTCCGATGGACGCAAAATTGATGAAATGCGATTAATCGTGATTCATTTATGAGAAAACCTGTAACTGAGTTGATTCATTCTTTTATTCGAGTCCCACCTCTAATTGAAACATTAGTAAACCCTAATTTAGTTACCAATAAATTTAATGAAATTGAATATTTTGAAGGTAGATGAAGGTTAAAATCTAAAGTTTGCAATAGATGTTTAGTAAAATAAAATTTGGCACTAACTGGGTGTGTTAGGCAATATGGGAAAATAAGAGTCAAACAAGGATCAGAGAatcagtgtgtgagtgagttcagTTGGTGGGAGAGGAACCTTCCGGGTGATAAGGGAGTTTTAgaatgcaaacattttttttttctgtcatgggAAGTCAttgtttccatggagacagCTCTAGTCAGTACTTCAGAAAccctttaaaaatgttttgtattttagagGGGACAAGCAATTTGCCTGACATCTGGAACGCTGTGAACGGGCTGAACCAGCAGGGCTACGATGGTGCGGTGGGAGCAGCTAATGCCCACCAAACTCAGCCGGGGGGCTTCACTAGCCTGCAGCCTCACACTCACCTGGTGAGATCTACAGCTTGCATTGTGATTCTCTTTTATTACACTTTGTATTCTGACCTGTTGACTTTTTACTAGGACTACTCCTCACATGCAGGGATGCCTGCAGACATGAACAGAGGTCTGCCACCCATGTCCACTTTCCACCGCAACAATGCGTCAACACGAACTCTAACAGAGAACTCCAATGGTGAGGACTTGTAGTTTCGCTCATCGGAGCTGAAGTGCTTTAAAGCATTTGCTTTTCCATCTCAGGGAACCAGGGAAACGGGTCAGGAGGGTCACAGACTGGTGACACCTTAGGCAAAGCTCTGGCCTCTGTAAGTATGCAACACCTCACTCCCATTAGTCCACCTCACCTCCTCTGTGTTAAAGAAGGGTGTAAAACCAGAGTGGAATGTTTGGTCTTTCCTGTCGCTAACAGGCgagcacacattaaaaaaaaaggtccagtCTCAACACACTTTATTGGCTGCTGACTAATAAAAAGCCCACAATTGATGAGTTCACTTGGAGTTACGAGCTGGCTGAAAGAGCTCTAGCAGAAGCTGTAAGACGTGATACAGAAATGACAGGCCTGGCTGTTCAAATGATCCATGCCCTAATCCcactcctccttccttcacccCCTCGCTCCAGATTTATTCCCCCGatcacaccagcagcagcttccccTCCAGCTCGTCCACGCCCGCCAGGTCTCCGTCTCCGCTGCAGAATGCTGCCGAGGCTTCGGGTAAATGCTACAAGACACACCGCTGACTTGGGGTGACAAATGGAATCTCCTCATTTTCTCTCCTGTCCACCACGTAGGTAACAACATGTGGCCCCGGAATTCACTTCAGACGGCTGGTTCACCTCATTATGAGTCGTCGCTCATATCTATGGTAAAAGGCAAATCAAGAACATCCTCTTCTGTATTACGTAATGtacaatataaacaataaactACAGGGTTTACTGAAGTTGATCATATTTGGGAAGAAGTGCAtaaaatgtgtgagtgtgtgtttcaccAATTTTCAGTTGcatgtgtatatattattatccTTGGTCAAATTGAGaagattttctcttttcttctgaTATTGTGcattttggtttgttgtgtttagcTCATATAACTAAATAGGGGTGTGAGATATCAATTTTGCtttattaaatacaaataaaaataaatgttcaatccaaataacagacagactgcatattaactttccttttttaatgcaccaattccaggtgcaccacatttGACAATATGATGGAATTACCAAAGCATCAATGATTGAAGGAGGAATGACACTGTCCTGATAAATGAAAAATTGAAGTTTAAAACTCCACCCTGCTGTTCAAGCTTCTGTGAACAGATTCATCTGAAATgagatcattctggtgtcaaatattaatatgcaattaatcaatattatttttataattaatTCCACCCTGATAACaatatatgcattttttattcatgtaaaacgcacttaaaaaaaaaaaaaaaaaaaaattatttgaaTAAAGCACAGAATTAAGATGATCATAAAGATCATACATGGTGTGTCAGCATGTCCGGCTTTGGCCGTTTCCCATCAGAGTTTGTCgtatataataattattttccACCTCAATTCTGTTAATCAATTGTAAAATTCTGCCTCCTTGTGAGTTTTCTCATTTCATCTGCTACTTACATCTCCAACATTAGTCTTGTTCTGGCCTTCCTTTCTTGGTGTCCTTTAATTCCTACATCTAACTTGCAAATAATATCTCCCACGTATCATCTGTGCTTGCTACAACTAATGCTAATACTTTGTTCTTATTTGTAAAGTAGTAGTTCAGGATATCGATTAAGGAAGTTAACCTAACTAATTTGAGGTTTCATAATTTATTACTCACATTTTAATATGTGACTCCAGAATGATTCAATTGAAGTTGAACCTGTACACATAAGCTTATAACATCAAGCAGTGATGAGTGAACAGGAAGTGCACGTGTTTGTTTCTATCTTGAAGTTTTTTACACTTACATTTTCCATCCTTCATCATTCCTATATAATCTCCTTCATCATCGATGTTTTgatcatgacatcacattgtataatgcgGGTTTATGTGTGAAGGTCTAGATATTATTAATATGCGTTATTTGGATCAATTCTTGATTATAGTTAGCTTATGAATATTAAGCTTGTTCATCTTTAAAGTCTCATCATACAGTCATGTCACATCTGTGTCACATTGTGTAATGATAAGTatcttttcatattttaaacccaataagtgtttttttgctatttttgtctACTGATTGTTTTTCATGGGTTCCATCTCATGCATATCTGTAATATAGGATGCTTATTTAAAactgtgttttgagattgtGGCCCACAAGAATCAGAGCATTTCTGGTATAGTCTCAGGTGGAGGACCGACTGGACAGACTAGACGATGTGATCCACGTCCTGAGGAACCACGCTGTGGGCCCCCCGGCTGGCCTTCCGGCAGACGTCCATGGCCTCCTGAACCATGCCCACCTAGGCCACCCGAGCCCGGGCAGCTCGCTGCCCCTCAACTGTCACACCCCAGCCATGGTAATAAGCCCTTCTTTGAAGTGTTCTTTGAAGGACTTCTGTGTGTGAAGAAATACCTTTCCGTCTGCATGTTGGTGTTCAGTTTCAGGAATTTTCCAGCTGCACTGCCGGCATGTTTTCCTCATGTGAAGCTTGTTGTCCTTGAAATAGGAAGCGAGGCACAATGAGGGAGAGCTGAGTGGGAAGTGTTCAGTATGTCCAGACTTATTCCACCACAGGGGTGACGGGGGGACACTGGCATCAAACGCCATTCCAGTGTTTCCCTTTCAGCAAAGCAAGAGATTTTAGGCCAGCTGGAGTGGAAGTGTACATGCAGAGAAAAGGGGTTTTTACTTTAATCCTCTGGGGGGATGGGGTGTTTATACTCTCGCTTTTTTTCCTACTGATGTGTCGGTTCGGAGTGAATCATTCCTGAAAAGAATTAGGGGTATGTTGAGGGAGGTTATAGTCGTTTTAAGAGAGGGATTAAGATTGTCTGAGATTAAATTAATTCTGTAGAGCAAGAGATCTCGTCAGGGCAGATGTTGGTTTTGCGACTTGTTTGACTTTAcagttgtgagtgtgtgtgtctgcctggACCAGACTCACTGTCTCAGTGATTTATTGCTGCGGCAGCTCTGAACTGTGAgcttcaaacacaaacatggctcTTATCTTATCTCCGTCTTCTTGTGTCATAAAGGCTGAAGCTGTCATGATGATCAACAACCAGTCGGCCTTTCAGAGCCGCGCACAAAACGGACACCCGTACCCGTCCAGACAAAGGCCTGCTCTCCAGCCGCTGCAGGGAGGAGGGCGAGGCAAGTCCATCACAAATGACATCTGCTCcaataaaagttttttgttgGTTCACAATGCAAGCTATGGCCCACAgctaaagaaaataaacactgcaATGAAACATCCTGACATACAAAAAACTCAATATTATTGCTGTGCAGAGCCAGGTCAGTGCGATATTTTTGAGAGGTGAAAACCACCTCCATTTCAGGGTGCACAAGCTCATCTTCACAACTAAGAACAGTTGATCCAACTTACAGTATTTACTACTAAAGCTTTTAAGCTATGGTTTGTCTGTAATTGTTGCTGTCTGTCTTCCAATGACTTCACAGGAAGTGTGGGTATCCATGGCGATCTGGAGCTGAAGATGGAGAGTGCTGAGAGGGAAGAGATGATGCATACCAGTCATAGTCACGGCTCAGAGAGTCCCAGGTCAGACGATGATGGTGAACAGAAAATACAT
It contains:
- the LOC128771186 gene encoding transcription factor 12-like — encoded protein: MFCAHPVSGTGNNPLMYCYNMKPVYGQSPGSEDINHNSSLHLSNKPPSNVFASTFFEGTSNLPDIWNAVNGLNQQGYDGAVGAANAHQTQPGGFTSLQPHTHLDYSSHAGMPADMNRGLPPMSTFHRNNASTRTLTENSNGNQGNGSGGSQTGDTLGKALASIYSPDHTSSSFPSSSSTPARSPSPLQNAAEASGNNMWPRNSLQTAGSPHYESSLISMSQVEDRLDRLDDVIHVLRNHAVGPPAGLPADVHGLLNHAHLGHPSPGSSLPLNCHTPAMAEAVMMINNQSAFQSRAQNGHPYPSRQRPALQPLQGGGRGNVGIHGDLELKMESAEREEMMHTSHSHGSESPRSDDDGEQKIHGENTTQDSINEDEDLSPEHKAERERERRMANNARERLRVRDINEAFKELGHMCQLHLKSEKPQTKLLVLHQAVAVILSLEQQVRERNLNPKAACLRRREEEKASAVMNDPQSMALAFHPGLTDPTNPMGHL